The following is a genomic window from Fundulus heteroclitus isolate FHET01 chromosome 16, MU-UCD_Fhet_4.1, whole genome shotgun sequence.
GCTTCTCTGGATATTGCTCTTTTTACCAAACGTATCTGGTTAGACCACGTCTTGGTAGGTTTCTATTctctttctattttctgttGATGGACTGAACAGCACTCAACTAAATGCTGAAAGCATTGGATGTTGTTTCATCACCTAACCCTGATTAAAACGTTACCATAAACCTGACcttcctcctcagtgtcttGGTCTTTATGACGCTGCTTCTTCACTGACCTCCAACAAACTTCTGAGGCTTTCACAAAGCAGATCTGGTTTCATGCAGAATGAATAACCCACTACTAATATGATGATGGTTTCTTGAGATgtttggttgcactggattttacttAGGGGTTTAAGACTAAATAGGACTAAATACAGATAgttctttctaaaataaattgaaaacctgcttttcattttctttttacttcacaattatgcactactttgcgcttgtttttacatttattatgaaaatgttgtagttgtaatgtgacaaaacaggGGTATTAATATTACTTTCCCAAGATGTAAACAAATAGTTAAGATTTTCCTCTTTGCCCCAGTTTGTCTTAATTGACTATAACCCCAGAGAATCTTGAAGCATGTTTGAATCCTGCTCAAGTATTTCATCTAACACGGGAAGAGGTTTAAATTTTTAAGTGAAGCAGGAAGCTGTGTTCCATATTTCATGTGAATATTTCTCacatgaaaatgtttctttggATCCATGCCATTTTCCAGTGCTGAACTGTTTTAATTCAGAATCATGGCTGTTTCAAAGGTTTTAAGTGCCTAATGTTGGCTTTTAAAAGTAATTCAGTACATAAAGCATTATCTTTAACTGATCTTCATTTTTAAGGGTAGTAAATCCTCTACGttacatgtgtcaaactcaaggcccgcgggctgaatccggcccgtcaaggcaatttatccggccctcaagagccggaAAGGGCATattatgtcataaagtagaggcctatatccttttaaattgtataaagtggctgaaactgtgcctcctgttgtgaatgtttttttttaaactgtgtagtGACAGCATCCTGCCATtagatgttgttttttccaGAACACATtgaaacaacccagaaatgtccaaaaagagaaaaagtgatgcagaacgTTTAAAGTTTAACTTACGTCAATATCATATTGTTGCAGATAAACTTCTCAGATGGCCCTAAGGGTgctaatttcatttttttactgtgaatgttttacattttctatgtgaactggaatgaaattatgaaatattatataggtgcaaccggcccttttaatgacttaatgATGCCAACGTGGCCCagtatagaaatgagtttgacacccctgctctacgTGATGAAATTTCCTGATTTTACCACAGAAAGCATTCTGAACTGTTGACCAAATCTGTGGTCCTAAGAACTGCAGGTAATATTCCATGTGTGTGCTTGTAGTgacatttaatgtttgtttttcaatttttttacctgctgtatttagatttttctatcTTGCTGATGTTTCATACAGTTTTCCAACTTTCAAAAGTCTTCATTGAACAAATAAGCCAATCTATGTAATtcattttaattgcttttaCCCACTTAGACTTAAACAAACCAATTGATCTTTTTGGTGGTGGAGGTGTACCTAAAGAGATCACACACATGCATAGCAAATACAGGCAAGATGTAAAATGCAACATGTGGGGTTTCCAAGCTAGGTTCTCATTACTGCAAGGGTGTTGTGTAGGCTCTATACACTTTCTCATTGACAATAAGAACATAATTTACCTTCTCATTGTTCTGTCTGGTCCCCACTGGTTCTGTAATTGTAGTACCATTCTCTTTGGAGCAGCAAAGCACTTTCTTGAAGCTCTGCTTGAAGTTGTGAGACAGGAACCCGTAAAGGACTGGGTTGGCACAGGAGTTGACGTAGGTGAGGATGATCAGGGAAAAGTAGACAGCGGTAGTGATTTCGTTCTCGGGtatgaaatgaaacaaattcACAATGTTGGCAGTAAAAAAGGGCAGCCAACAGAGTATAAAAACCACCACGATGATCACCACCATGCGCGTCACCTTGCGCTCTGACTTGCGCCGCTTAGTCTGGCCTGCACGCACGCCTGCAGACTTCACCTGAGAGAGAAAAGGTGTTATGAGACTTTGAGAAGGTATTTCAACCTTTTACCAACTTAAGATAAAGGGGAGATTTACATATTGAATTACCTTGATGACAATCAGGAGATAGCAGAGGCAGATGACAACCAAAGGGCCAAAAAACCCCATGATTGATGTGTACAGGATAAAAACAACGGACCACACGCCCGGAGGCCCAGGCCAGCTTATGTTGCAGGTGTTAGTGTCTTCCTGCACTTGTGTAAAAATGATAACCGGCAACACCATCAGGAGGGAAACAACCCACACCAGGCCACTGAAAATCTTGGCCATCCGTGGCTTTCGCCATTTGGTGCTACGAATGGGATAAACCACAGCAAGGAAGCGGTCAATGCTCATCAGCGTCAGGCAGAAGGTGGAGGCGAACTGGCTCATGCCGTCAGAAGTCATGACCACCTTGCAGAGAAAATCTCCATATGGCCAATAGGAGAGCACACCAGTGGTCCCTATGAAGGGGATCCCCAAGATGTAGAGTTCATCCGCCACAGCTAAATTCAGGATGTACATGTTGGTTACTGTCTTCATCTTGCTGTATCGGGCAACTACATAGATAACTAATGCGTTACCCAAGAAACCCACAACGAAGACAATAGTGTAGAGTACTGCAGTAACCTCATTGGGGAAATGTGAGGTTCTGTTGGTGCTGCTGGTATTGTCAGACATTGTTGTCCCATTGTTGTCGTTCATGTTGAAGGAGGAAGTGCTGATGTCCATCGGTTTATGGTGGATTAGCTTAAGAGAGAAAACACATAAGTCAAGTTAATATCCATGCTCCACCTGCAGCCATTaccaagaaagaaaaacaatccatAACATTCTGACTGTTTGAGTATTCTGTGAAATCCTAGTTCAGGGAACAATTGTTACGTCGCGCTACTGCTTCTCGCACAGTCGACACAACACGGGTGTGTATGGCGATCTCTGGGCAAGAGGCCCATATTTACCAAGAGAGGACAGAAACTTTCCAGTGAAACGGTCTGGGAACATGGCCAACATGCAGTTTCTTATAAAGGGAAATTGCCCTTTGTAGGAGAAAGATATCAGTTAAAACGTTTTATTAACACTTTCATTGAGCTACGTGTCAACAATGGGGGCAGAGATAAAACAGAAACGTGGGAAGGGGTTTGAGATTTGGAAAACTTAATGAGATTTTTATGTCAACACTAACATTATCAGTGATGATCAAACGGTCTCCTTAAATTACAGTGTCATAAAATACATTGTGTGTTCAACATATTTGGACATGTGCATATTAATGTATAATGAAATGATTTTATCACAACTGAGAAATTCAggtaatataaataaacaaaaaataaaaaataaaaaatgtattcccgctcaaaataaaaactaaactattgttgtttttcctcattttgaaGGGGGTTTAAATCTCAAAAATCgaatttgttgttgttctgaCCATTGAAGTGAATGCAAACACTATGGTCAGATTGAACAAGCTGCCTGAGACCTTCAGAAAGATGATCATTGCATAACTTGCATTGTTTATGAATCCGGTAATGGATGTACAGAGGTCTACAAAACAGGATATTTCAAATAGTCTCCAGGAGGAAAACACTCAAAAGAATTGCCACCATGTTCAGATCTAGCCGTTCCAGGAAGCTCAGCATCAAAACAGACtgcaagatgctaaaagaaatctccaaaaacattaaaaatttaTCATGGAATCGCCTGTTGTTTCGTGTAACTGTTGACATCAAAGTACATGCATGTGCAATCAGAAAGGAACTGCACACTTTTAACTTCCCTGGCAGATGTGCAGATGGAAACCTTGttctttaagaaaaaacatgaaagtcaGACTGACATTTGCCAAAGTGGACGTAAGCTAAGACCCAAATCTGTGgaatgaaatgaaaactaaataatttGGACTTAACAACAGAGGACATGTTTGTCATAAACcaaatttcatttgcattccTGGAAATTGCTTCAACCTGAGAGTGACCCAAGCATACCAGGTAATCCACCAAGGACCAGCTAAGAATTACACAGAATGTCCTGTGCAGAGTCAAAGCCCAGCCAATGAGGTGATGTGGTGTGACGGTTCAAACACCTCACAGCAGAAAGTGAGGAGTGGCTCACGTTCTTAGGCTGATGTCAGAGACAGAATAGAACTACAAGAAGCATCTCTCTAAagttttttcagtctttttccCCATGTTAGACTTCACATTTCTTATGTTAGTTTCCTCTGGGGAGAAATCTAAAAGACATATATTTataaagatttcttttaaagggAACATAGGGGTGTCCCAATGTTTTCACATGACTACATGCTCTGGTTAGGGAAATGTCTTATTTGTCTAATGTCTAATTGTGCCAAGAAATTGTAATAGTTTAACTATCAGCTTTGGTATTTcatatttcaaaatgtgaaatacGTTTGTGAGATTTGTTTCCAGTTTTCAAAGCTATTTTTTGTATTCTTATCAATATTACAAATATTACTATAATACatggaaaatgtttgaaaaggtACATGGGACTAAtaagttaaaattattttattattagctCAATATAAGAAGACAGAACCAAATCCCTGGCCATGTCAGCCACTTCCAGCTTTTAGCTTGCAAAGTTGAGTTCATATTCAACTCTGTAGACAATATTTCTGCATTGCTTAGTATGAGATAATGTAAAAGGATTGGCAAGTCATTGCTATAACATTGCATAGTATTTAGGTAACTGTGCAGTATATGTAATGTTTGAATTGTGAAACATGTCACAGAGAGAAACAGTTCTTactctgttgttttttggggTGTCAAATGcatctgtttttcaaaatgatgTTATAGTTTTGTTCCAGATACCCACATCTTTcaaaaagtttcacttttgtCTCATGGGTCGACATCATATTTTCTATaaagtcttggggatcatcaagactttttgtttttatttttcaaaaagtgaaatggGCCTTTGAGTCTATTTTAGTCAGCACTGGGTTTCACATCTGGACTCTCCAGTGGAAGGCCATTTTTTCAGTCTTTCTTATCATTAAAAGATGAACGCTGAGCTTAGCTAGTAAGTGCAGCCAATTAGATGCAttatatgttgtttttctcctcgTTAAGTCATCAGTGTGCTCATTTTTAACCAGCATCTCTTGGGAAGTTTCACCACTagtccatgttttctccatttatggGTAACCGTCCTGATTGTGGTTTGACAGACTCCCAAAAGCTTAGAACCACATTTGTAACCATTTTGAGAACGACTGATAaatatgttgcttttggagATTTACTATCAACTATATGTTGCCAGACAAGTACTGTTTAAGGGATTTCTCAAATGTACAGGGGAATCACAATCAATTTATTGAACAAGGGATGGGGTAGTCAGACagcaaattttccttttttgaataaGATCTTATGAAAAGTGCATTTTGAATTTACACATGTTATCATTCTctaaattttaaaagttaatttgatgatctgaaacataaaaagcaaaacagagacaaTCTGAAAGGAGGCTAAAACTCTTTCATTACACTGCAAGCTAATAATTTCCTGTATACCTTCCTTTGCTCTGTTGTACCTTCATACATCTTAGACTATTACACATTTCCATTAAAAGGCCCAAAATGCTATCATTCGTCAGTTACTCTACTGTGGGTGTAAGCTGTTATGCGTTTGAAGAAAATGTGTGAAACATTTACCGTTTACAACAATGAGGACATCATCAATGTGCACGATCCATCACGAAAGACTCGAATCCTAAAGGATGGGAAAATCCTGAAGATATTTCGGTTCGATTCTTTTGTGGTTAAATCTAAGATTGACTGTCGCTTCATgattgctcagtatgagggattgctgcaaagccatggacagtgcagacgactctccctgtggctctacgcttctccaggagtgaatgctgcttgttaagtcttgatgcaatcaactgagtTCCcctatataggacattttttgaccaatctgtataatctgacccaatctgtacaatctgatacaacttgactttggaaagtgccttgagggatgacatgtttcatgaattggtgctatataaataaaattcaattgaattgaattgaatcagtgCTTTGACAGGAACTCAATCAGCTAAATGTGTTCACACAACGTGAAATGCCAAACCTGCAGACATTACGTTAATCTGTGCTGTCATTAAGACAACAACCGCTGTGAATCTCGCTTGCCCTAAAACGACCATAATCATATTAGTGTCAGTTGATGGACAGCAACCTTAGAGCCCCTGCCATCAGCGCCAGGCCACCCACACACATAACGCTGAGGCGGCTGCAGCTAATGGAGAGCCGGGTGGTTAATTGTCAGATGTCAAACGTTGCAACCCGAGGCTG
Proteins encoded in this region:
- the LOC118566363 gene encoding somatostatin receptor type 5-like: MDISTSSFNMNDNNGTTMSDNTSSTNRTSHFPNEVTAVLYTIVFVVGFLGNALVIYVVARYSKMKTVTNMYILNLAVADELYILGIPFIGTTGVLSYWPYGDFLCKVVMTSDGMSQFASTFCLTLMSIDRFLAVVYPIRSTKWRKPRMAKIFSGLVWVVSLLMVLPVIIFTQVQEDTNTCNISWPGPPGVWSVVFILYTSIMGFFGPLVVICLCYLLIVIKVKSAGVRAGQTKRRKSERKVTRMVVIIVVVFILCWLPFFTANIVNLFHFIPENEITTAVYFSLIILTYVNSCANPVLYGFLSHNFKQSFKKVLCCSKENGTTITEPVGTRQNNEKESTQMVIMNTQSEPLTSKPAMNGQ